The DNA sequence CCGCGTGTCGTATCTAGCGAAGACAAGAATTACATCTTGGTCAGTGCCGGAGTAATATACACGGTTCGTGTGTAGAAACGACACGAATTCCTGCGTAGGCCTGGCGACTTTTCTTAGCGTGAACAAGCGGCCTTAGGTGTCCAAAGTTAAGCTCATAAATCTTGTGACATTTGGTGACCTTAGAGCTTTAATGAACTAACTGACATTTCAATGGGACATAATAGAAGCTGACTTGTGACGAAACAGGTGACAAAGAtgacaattttatttgtatCAATATGGCTTATCTTCGCCATTTATGGTAACTATTAGCCCAAAAATAAGATGAAAAAGTGTACTTTAAAAATACTCAATGTATGTCTGTTTATTGTTAGACCTAGCTGAGTCAAACGCCTAGCTGTATAAGACTTCAATGTTGATTgggaaataaaaacaatttaaaaaaaatgcactttCTATGTCATGTTGTCTCACTCAAACAGTTGCAATACGCGTAATTCCAGGCAAACACTCGATTTGGAATGTCTgttctgtacgtagtacataAATACAATGCTCATCGAAGAAAAAATGCTTTTACATGAATGTGTTATCTAAATTCAGTGCTATTCCGTCACCAGTAAAGATGGTATTTCAAGAGTTCATAACAATCCAAAAATATCGGTAGATACGAGTGATGTGGTTTTATGTAGTTATTGTCAAGTCGTTTCATCGGTGACAGTTACTTATGTTTGTTCGTTGGCTGTATTAGATCTAAAAATAACAACCGGTCATTATTTTTAGCCATAAGGCGTTTCAAATTCTTGCCATTCTCTTTTTCTTTCTCTCTTCTTTCCTTCTTAATCGTTCCATTTCTTGATTCTGCCTTTCTTGTGGCAATTTCGATCTTAAGTTTAAACATGTAGCACATTAGTTTCATATATTATAACCTTCCTTTTCATCTTTTTGTGCTCATTACATTTTAGCTATTGCCCCAGCCGTTACTGTTACTGTTTCTTTGACGcgatattttctttctttttttctctctttcATGTTAATTTATCAGGCGACATTAACATTACTGCACCATCCTCGATATTACATTGATAAATTCAGACCATGAGTGTGCAATAATATAGTACGTACTCGTAGAACAGCAGTATGTAGAGTCGCAATGCTAAAAACTCCTTCCATCTGCTCATAAAGCCTTAAAGAGAAAATTTCTATATTCTACCTACACTATGTTTTGTCTTGTGCTTCCTACTTCATATTTTTCTGGTTTTCATATTCCCATATTATAATACTCGACTTAATCTGGTATAAATCAAAGAACTCTATCTACCACTTTCTTCattaaatcaaaaaatattttaatgtgaaCATAACATAGCAAATTGTGATCTGAAAATTACGctacaagtatttttataactgAATGTTTATTGTATAGCTCAATTTTTAATATctctattataatttaaaactgTTTTCTGTATTATCTTCATTATTACTGTTCActgtatataaaatttaaataaccaCTCACGTGGTCCAGACGAGATTGTTATTTCGGTAAAAGAAATAAGagtaacaataatattttacataattcttaatgCTAAATAACGTTCGGTATAGTTGtgtaaaataatgtcaaataagatgaTATAGAATTGAATACACACAGTGCCTCTATAATTATGTTACATTAACATAAATTACTTGAGCAGTTTAATCTTTTCACTGGTTTGAGCTAAGAGAAGATAGTAAAGTATAagagataaaataaatagcAGTGAAAAGGTTAAAATTTTAGTGTAGGGTCCTTGAATCATGCGTAGGTTTAAATGTAGAGTATTAAGGTATGTCTAAAACCGCCACATTTCGCCCAACTCGTGGTGGGTTGATCATTATTTCAGTTTCTCGTCAAATCAAAGTGTAAATACTTCAGTCTAACGTTTTACTTTTGTTATCTAAACGCACTCATATGCTTCTTACgttaactacctacttattttaacgTCTTGTTAGGTCGTAAGACACTTCTGTTCTTAGTATGATTTGCCAGATAGTCGTACTGATAACAGTCTTTGCCACAATAACTATTCAAATTGTACCTACATGTATATAATATTCGTATGTACCTACGTTAAAGTGTTCATGTGTTCACATGGTCTGCCAGTTAGGGTCTGTACTAAATTGTATCATACGAGAGAATAGACGTTCGGTCACATGTTAAAATGTAAGAGTTATTGTACCGTTCTTTTTCTTGTCCCCATTGATTTGTAACACCTATGACACTATTCTTCTAGGCAGCTATTTTCTTAGGTGTTCAAAAAACAAGGTGATATCGGTTGTAAGTATTTAATCTACGTTGACGATCTCTTTTGAtcgattttaaattaattaagattcTGTTATGATACAAGTGTTGTGATTAAATTATTCTCATGGCCGGTATAAGATTACCTGGCTCTTATAATAATATACCCGACGTCACCTTGTTAAAAAACTCGGCGTGTAATAATTTTCATCTAAACCGGGACTTGTAAACTCCGGGATATTTAAACTCAACCTTATGTCTATTTATTTTGGAACGGCTAAAAATGATTTATCTAACTATAATGATAATACAGACATCGTATTTGAGTTGCCTATAAATCACtatttaaaatatgaaaaaattactgaatattaataattcgaaTTTCTTAGACATTTGAAGCCTTTTCAAAATGGATAGACTTTGTACCTACTATATCACCGCGGCTCTTTCAAGTTTCAAAGTACAAAGGGGTATTGCTCGCTAGCCAGCCGGTCGATACAATAAGTTTATGTGGCAATGATTTGATCTCTCTTTTAGTCAAATATTATAAGGGTCCTCCCGTCGGCGCGGTCACGcgcacatattattatttttaatcagtTAAGTTTATGTGCATTACATAGTATTTAGTTTCAAGACATGAGGTAGGAAAATATTATCTTAGATAATAATAAgagatttttgtatttatttgataGAGTTATATTAGGTAAATTGTAAAGTGAATAgctttaagtttttttgttttatggcgATGGTCGTTCAGAAATTGTAGGTAATGTTGTCACGTACCTAGTACTTAAGCAAGCGATTGAACTTAATTTCTTTGTAACAGATAGTTTGACTGTTCTTGTACTTCATTCATGGACCAATAATAAAAGTAGAGTTTAGTGCTATATTTTTCTTCCTTCTGCTATTAATGCttaatattttccaaaataaaatgttatctaCACATTTAGATAAAGATGGTCAAATGTTCTGTtacatttttctaatttgttttCTGAAGGATATTAAATCGACACAACTTTTATCATTGTGTACGGAAATTCGTGAAAAAAACAAGCAAAAAGATCTGCTTACTTAGTtgtgatttttacttttattataattatgtactcAAGGGAGATTAACTCGATAATAATAAATCCTTTTGCTAGAATAGTATAAACGGAATTGTTTGAAAAGCCTACGGCGTTATGCAATAATATAAAGGTCGTgtcatgtaaataaattatactttaGTGCATTTTTCAGTTGTTAGTAGATACTTTAAGCGATTTTTGCTTCTATAAAGTTTTTCATATCGACAATCTGCCAtatcaaaatgaaaatattaaagatTTAGTCGGCGGATTTGGAGACAATCATTTGCCTATTTTCTTCAGATACGACGAGTGTATTACTTTTGTTACTACCTACAGCAAATGATTTGCTGCAAAACCAGCCGACATTGTACAGtattttaaagataatattacgttaaaatttgtatgaaaatttaattatattgtCTTCTTAAATttatgtgtttattatttatttacttagacggaaccctaaaaaagtaGGTGATGAAAAGGTGAATTGATTTTGTTCTACCTATACTTACCTATACCTattataaaatcttcaaatcctAACCTAACAGTTAACTGGAGGAGAGTTCCCAAATGCATTAGCCATTAAAGATGGTGCCACAGTGTCAAAGATGTACCTACAAGTTACAAGTTTTGTAAAAGtatattttgaattataaatCAAATATACGACAAATGCACACATACCTAGCTACatcaatcctactaatattataaatgcgaaagtttggatgtctggatgtcgggatgtctggatgtttgttactctttcacgtaaaaagtacagaacggattttgatgaaacttcacactataattgtttataacccagaattacatataggctataatttatgacgatctgtgacaaacttaatttcacgcgggtgaagccgcgggcaaaagctagttttataaatatttccaCAATGTTGGTACACACGCACATGGTAAGTAGGAGATAGGTGTACCTACAAATCGTTATCTTAGTATCGGGTTATCTCATAATTCGCAAGTATTAACTATGACCAATATTTAGTTActgtatttaacaaaaaaattatcgtatCAAACGTGAATTATTTATCtgtaccaggcctggctcactccgcgcggtacatccgataattacctacagcgaagcgccccgccggcgggtattatatcagtcgagtgtcacgcgcgcgcccgtcaggacgctggcgtgcgttgtagtacctaattctatgatcgaagtatttttaaaaatggacataaagagaaagaaatattattgtgcggcgttcgggtgtttaaattcgaaaagaaatctaccggatttatctcttttttcgcttcccaaagatgctgaaaggtatgttggccaggtaggtaatcaataattcttaggatagtataggaacctaacctaccatgactactgctcagaatgcgttcgttcgtttcagccaattaatgacgtccactgctggacaaaggcctctcccaaggttttccataatgaatgcgtacttacctacatacgtacctcattacaaataagtatatataattatttttttactagacactactagacagcaaccctaacagcgtaagaagagttcagaggcatgcgatagaaagagacaaaacttgtaggtgaataaaattgtaggtacgtagtgctgtgcgagctgaattccactgtatcgcgtcgtagcaagactcgcatttatttaaatcgtcttgcggagtaatccttctgtacctgtactattacttattctgtgtctGTACCtaatcaataaattataatcaagTTAACAGTATGACAacccaggaccgagccgcctggagacgcatgacgcgGAGGGCCGACCCTAAATAAAATGGGTATGTGCCAGACAAAGCAAGCAATCAATAATTATtgacaataaattataatgTAGATACAGTGCGAGCCTAGACCATGGAAGATTTCGCAATGTACCTATGTCTGAAGATAATACATAGGTAagtaactacatattttataattacttaAACCCATTAAGTAATTCTGCATTTTGGGCTCTAAGATTCGCCCTTTGATGGtgcaataagtattttttaaatattctccAAAACCAATAAAGGTGGAGTTTGTTAACAGAGAAAATTCACTGACGGATAAACGATTTGACTCTACATccaaaatattaaatacataGTTGGGTCATCTGAACTTCTGCTATTTTAGATGGTTAGGTACCCAACAAGATGCAATGACGGTAACAGAATGGAATTCCAAAAAAATAAGAGTGGTGACCACCAATATAATGATATAAAAGATAACCCATGCTTATTACAATTAATTAGCCCCTAATTATCTTCACAGATAAAGTAATCAGATTGATAAGTTTACATTTTCCAccaaattaataacattttgttgAATACCATCTTTACGCAAGGTAAGTCGCAAATAgtgtattttttatacttttatccAATTAATTAAAGCTTTGAACGGGTCATTAGTAGGtagttaagtttttaatttatacaagCTCATTAAAAAGGTACAAGGTTTCTAATTTTCCCTGGCTTAGGTTCTAATTTAGCAAACAAGGTATTGGAAACCTAAAGGCACACGCATCTCTTGGGAGATATAAAATTTAACGATTGTAATCTTACTTAGAAACAATTTTCACTGTGATTGCGTGAGAGTCGGAGGATTTCTAATCTAACTTTATATGCGAAAGGGCGCACCCACACGATGCGTCGACTGCATTGAAGACAACGCATCATGTGATAATAATGCATTCGCGTATTCTGttatagttgaaaaaaataactGGTAACTTCGTAACTGTTTACTTTGGAGGCAAAGTTTACATAAGTATTCAGGTTTTTCTTAGATTTATCTATACGCCTGTTACAATTTTCAGATGGAGACCCGGCTTGGATTATTCGTGATAGTTTTGCTGGTGTCATGGACTACGATCAAATCTGGTAAGTAGATATCAGTCAAAACTAAAAACCTTTTCTTACACACAAATCGGTTATTCTGTATCTATAACAACCGTTTTTTTAACAGGACCTAAGATCACAACCATTCTTTCGTGTTTAATAGGTACTCCTCCCTTCTTAATAACCACCTTACGTTAGGTACTTAAAATTCTATTATTATTTGCAGAGGACAAACCATGTCGAGTCAGAGAAACCGGCATAGAAGGACGGTCAATACTTTGCGTCTGCGATGCCAACTATTGTGACACCATCACACGCGAAGAACCAACTCCAGGAGGCTATGTTATGTACACTAGTAGCCAGGTATAGTAGTccttatcgttcgttcgttcgtttcagccaaatgacgtccactgctggacaaaggcctcctccagggttttccacaatgcacggtcctgcgctgcccgcatccaggctcttcccgcgacctttaccagatcgtcggtccacctagtaggaggcctgcccacgctacgtcttccagcccgtggtcgccactcaagaacttttctgccccaacggccatcgtctctacgagctatgtgccccgcccactgccacttagtCCTTATACGAGTACAATATCCAACTAATTTGGAAATATcagcagtggcggatttactgATTTGCCGCTTGTAGGCTGTAATATGTATAGGACTATGTTATTAATTTTGTCAAacgaaataaaaactttatgaaCTAAATGTGCCGCCCTAAGCTTCAGCCTACTCAGCCTGCTGGTAAATCTGCCACTAAAGTATGGTTAAGCATTTAGGCATCCGACTCCGTGGACCGTCGTGTTGAGTGGCGGGAAGCGCCTGGACCGCACAGTaacgatcgttgtggaaatcttttgTAAAAATGGATTTCTTTTGGTTGAAAAGgagatgaaaaaaaaagaagaataagtgaaaataataaaagatacatttatttaacaCACCTTATCAACCCTGAATCACTTTGAGAGAAAAATCTATAAGTTTCAAATGCTAGCGAAGCAGGTAAATGATTAATATTGACATTTTCAGGCCGGTCAGCGCTTTGAGAAATTCTTTGGTGAATTAGAAGACATGCCAACACCTACAACTCCAGAACCAACTACAGAACCAGCTCCAGAGGAAGAGGAAGAAGTGGAAGATGAAAATCGCGGCTACTTTATGGACGACGAGGATGATAGCGAAGGTTGGTACAACCCATGAAAATATCAATGCCTTATCACATCATCTGGATAAGTTAatgtcatcgtcatcatttcagccataggacgtccactgctgaacataggcctcccccaatgatttccacaatggccgattGGTGGCGGCCATCCAGCGCCttcatgaggtcgtcggtccatcttgtgggtggacgtcctacgctgcgttttcgagtacgtggcttccactccaaaaccttgctgccctatcggtcatcagttctgcgtactatgtgccctgtctataatattatgttattactATTTTATTCAGATGCACAACAAAACTCGACTTTATTCAACACTGTGAACCTGCGCGCGTTCACAAACACTCAATTCCAAAAAATCGAGGGTTTCGGGGGGTCTGTTACCGATGCTGCAGCCATCAACTGGCGAAAACTCTCTGATGCAGCACAGACTCAAATGGTTAAGTGAGTATATGCCTAATTACTTACATGCATAAACCTGCGTACCTACTAAGTACCTAACACAGGAATTTCGATCAAAGCCATCCAAGCCATCAGATCCATTTCAAAATTTGTGAAGGCAGAACAGCGCACCAGTAAAGAAAAATAGTAAGCTGATATTACAAATCAGCTGAAATTGTTACAGTATTGTTAATTGTACTACTTATCTACGCTTGCTTTTTGTCCAAGCCTAAAAaacattatcaaatattttagtgatttttattGACATTTACTACTTACTCGTATTTTCAGCACGTATTTCGGACCTGAAGGCATCGAGTACAACTTGATTCGCACCCACATCGGAGGCGCCGACTTTTCCACGCACCCTTACACCTTGAACGACTACCCGTGGCATGATGCAGGGCTCACCAACTTCTCGCTCACCAGCGAAGACTACTTTTACAAGGTAAGATAGAAGTTTTGAGTACAATTTCCCAGATTATCTGCTCAGCGATATTCGGAATCAATTTGATAGAAGCCATAAAATTTTACGATTTCTACTACCTTTGTAGGCCTCACATTAGGCCTTCCCCAATACTTTCCATAGTGGCCGATTGgtggcggtctgcatccagcgccttcctgctacctttatgaggtcgtccaTAAACATAACTTATTTTAATTCCAGTTGCCTATGTTGCTGAGATGTATACGCGCTGCTACGACTGAAGTGAAGAACACTGCCAGTACTTGGTCACCACCAGTCTGGATGAAGACCAACGAACGGATCACCGGCTTCGGGCAACTAAGGACGCAGTACTACCAGGCCTTTGCCGACTACCACATACGGTGAGtgctgttttaaaataaatctggTAAAAAAATGTAACTATTACCTAATTGAAATAATACTTCAAAAACGTGACAATTGCTGATTTAACTGGCCCTGATAAATCGTATTACTAGGTTAGGTACGGTACCCTGAGCACGAATGAATATCGCTCTCGTGGTATGGTAAACGATAATCGTCGTTCAAATACAACCGTAGCGAgttgtttttgaaataaaattacgaGTTATTCGTGCTCAGAGTACCTACTGtttacagcacatcagactacattTTTGCCGCAAAATCGTTGTTGATTTGCTACTTATTGTGGTATGAATTTCGTACCAAACCTAATAGTCTTTAATTTACTGTAAACTTTCAGTTTCTTAGAAGAATACGAGAAGGCAGGCGTGAAATTCTGGGCCATTACGACGACCAATGAACCCATCAACGGCATCGTGCCCCTGGCGCCCTTCAACTCGCTAGGGTGGCTGCCTTCACAAATGGTTAGTAAATAAGGTCCTTTCGTGAAGAACTCCAAAATACTCTGTAAATTAAACCAATTCGCATAAATACATAAGTAGTTAACTACGTCTCTAGAATAAAATGGTTACCTACTTAAATGTAAACGACGATAAATCATTTGCATCAAGCGACTTCCCGCATATTAACCCACTAAGTATTTGGCGTAGTAATACACTGGCCTATGCAACATCCACCGTCGCACATCCTATCATCGATTTTTACTTCGTGAACAAATGatcaatttaaaaacaaaataagtatCACTTCAAGACGTATAGGTAAGTAAGGAACAGGACTTTCTTATGTTaattaaatgtatatttttctcaTTTACAGGCTCGCTGGGTGGCGAACAATCTTGGCCCCACATTACGAAACTCTCGATTCAACGAAACTCTTCTCTTGGCCGTTGATGATCAGAGATACCTATTGCATTTCTACATGGTTGGCGTAAGTATAGcacttattataagtaggtttattaaaaagcacttactttttgaaaacttaGCGAAAAACTTCGAAAACCTAACTTACCGAAAAGGAACCCAATTACGTATGGTAAAAATTCTAAAAGCAACTTTTTCATTTTACGCCTTTTTTCAGATTGAAAGAGAGGACCCTAGAGCTCTGGACTACATAGACGGAATCGCAATCCATTACTATGGGAACTTTTTCCCTCCAGCCATTTTGAGGAACCTTCAAAATCGTTACCCTGACAAGATGTTGCTCTCTACTGAAGCTTGTGAAGGTTAGTCAGTTTTGTTTTAGTTATAGGTAATAATTACGCCGTCTTTTTCTTTGTCGTCATGCATGTTACTAGAACGCAAGCCAGTTATCACAAATCATGACTGCCTGTCAGCGTAATGGCTAAAGACCcgaggttcgattcccagtctAACTAATTTAAGTTTTTCTACCTACCCGTACCTTAGGTAGATTTGGCCAATAAGCAAGATCTTACTGTTCGTTTCTTTGAGACAGTGAATATTCGCATACAGattcaataaaatttattcttgAACTTTTAGGGCCGATGCCGTGGGATTTAGAAAAAGTTGAACTCGGATCGTGGCGTCGTGCGAGAAGATACATTACCAGTATCTTGGAAGTAAGTTTTTGATTCTTCTATCATCACTCCCATTATGATCCTTTGCCTTAACAAGCGCggtaacttgaccttcattagttggatttttatggcggtcaagctgtagatcctggctacacaggagttgcaggggtgggtacgagaggtgggaatactcCTGTTACATAAGCGTTCAGTCAAACCGCAATCAATCAATataaatgcatttaagtctgatcgccatcgctgcacgccggctgatcgcgtgtgatcgcgttggtttggctgaaccttaactCCTTTCCATTTTTATGTTCTCAGGATCTGAATCACGATGTCGTTGGCTGGATCGACTGGAACCTGTGCCTGGACCCCACCGGTGGACCGAATTGGGCAAACAATTTCGtagatgcgcctatccttgtatATGCTGAAGATGACGAATTCGTCAAGCAGCCGATGTACTACGCTATGGGCCACTTCTCCAAATTCATACCAAGAGGATCCCGCCGTATCCTCGTCTCTCGTAGCAGCATATTCCAATTGGAGCACTTGGCCGTGATGACGCCACAAGGGAATATGGTTATGGTGATTCAAAACAGGTACAATGATTCCATTAGAAGTATTCATGACATACTACTTGTAGCTGTGCCCATAGATATATTGATGAGACACACAATTTTCAGACACCTTGGTGTACACAAGTGAGActgatgcccattttcaccatcaatccctaatttttaagtgactcctaggAAAACcaaattcctgttgtgttaccataggggtcacttaaaaatttgggattgatggtggaaATGGGCATGAGCCTGGctattattttaagaaattataGCACACAATGACTAATGTAAACACCCCTTTACTAAGGAATAAGTGATTATAACTTTTCCAATTGttaataaattttcttttttctagGTTCCATCGAGAAATGAATGTGAATGTTCAGATAAACACAAGACTCTTGGCTTTCCGGATGGAGCCCAGATCAGTGAAGACTATTGAAATCAATTTAAACTAGTATAGTCATGTAccttgttatttattaaacactttcaaaataaacaatctttatttttactatttacatTACAAAAATGTCTTTGGAAGACAAACACATAGTAGGTATATGCTTACAGCATTGTCTTATAAATCTGTTATTGCTAGTATTCAGTCAAGGATGTTATTTTGTCTAATGGCCACACACGGCACACAACTCTGCTTCGAATCAGACCCTGCGGTACAGGTCCATACACTCGCGAATCAGCTGAATTACTAGAATTGTCTCCTTCTAACCATACATGACCTCTTGGCACAACCTGGCTTCGTTTCGGAAAGTGTCCACGAACTTTGTCTCCGGGCAATCCGACGATCCTTTTGCAAATGTTCTGCTTGGGGTTCGATGGACTTTTAGCTATAACGATGTCCCCACGACGCAATCTCTGTAGCCGTGGAGTCACATGCTCCGTGAAGAGAATGTTGTTAGACTCTAGAGTTGGTTCCATTGATGGGCCAGAACACTGCAAAAGATATTTGACATTCATAAAACTTCAATacaattagaaattaaaaaaataatctattGTATTCAAAAGTAAACTCACCATAACAAAGTCTCCGATATATTCAAAGGTACAAtgcgtaacacaagcatattgtaGAACATATCCCACAAATCCACA is a window from the Ostrinia nubilalis chromosome 7, ilOstNubi1.1, whole genome shotgun sequence genome containing:
- the LOC135073082 gene encoding mitochondrial inner membrane protease subunit 1, with protein sequence MPFLKTLGKTCGFVGYVLQYACVTHCTFEYIGDFVMCSGPSMEPTLESNNILFTEHVTPRLQRLRRGDIVIAKSPSNPKQNICKRIVGLPGDKVRGHFPKRSQVVPRGHVWLEGDNSSNSADSRVYGPVPQGLIRSRVVCRVWPLDKITSLTEY
- the LOC135073081 gene encoding lysosomal acid glucosylceramidase-like, which gives rise to METRLGLFVIVLLVSWTTIKSEDKPCRVRETGIEGRSILCVCDANYCDTITREEPTPGGYVMYTSSQAGQRFEKFFGELEDMPTPTTPEPTTEPAPEEEEEVEDENRGYFMDDEDDSEDAQQNSTLFNTVNLRAFTNTQFQKIEGFGGSVTDAAAINWRKLSDAAQTQMVNTYFGPEGIEYNLIRTHIGGADFSTHPYTLNDYPWHDAGLTNFSLTSEDYFYKLPMLLRCIRAATTEVKNTASTWSPPVWMKTNERITGFGQLRTQYYQAFADYHIRFLEEYEKAGVKFWAITTTNEPINGIVPLAPFNSLGWLPSQMARWVANNLGPTLRNSRFNETLLLAVDDQRYLLHFYMVGIEREDPRALDYIDGIAIHYYGNFFPPAILRNLQNRYPDKMLLSTEACEGPMPWDLEKVELGSWRRARRYITSILEDLNHDVVGWIDWNLCLDPTGGPNWANNFVDAPILVYAEDDEFVKQPMYYAMGHFSKFIPRGSRRILVSRSSIFQLEHLAVMTPQGNMVMVIQNRFHREMNVNVQINTRLLAFRMEPRSVKTIEINLN